The Staphylococcus sp. 17KM0847 DNA segment TCTGCCATAATGCCGTTATAGCATGTTAAAGTTTGGTAACGTATGTAGTCAAGCACACCGAGTTGATCGCTTAATGCCCATGTTTCTTTTTTATTGAGCCACATCAGTGGTGTATGAATAACAAAATCTCGATCCATTGCTAAACTCATTGTGACGTTCATAGATTTGATAAACTGATCACGACAATCAGGATAACCAGAAAAGTCTGTTTCACACACACCGGTAATAATATGTTTTGCCTCAATTTGATATGCTAATGCACCAGCAAATGATAAAAATAATAGGTTGCGAGCGGGGACGAACGTGTTTGGGACATGATGACTGTTCTCTATTTCCATTTCTGTTGATGTCAATGCATTGGGAGTGAGTTGAGATAATAGGTTCATGTCTAAAATATGGTGTTTTAAACCTTGTTCTTTAGCTATTGCTTTCGCTACTTCAATTTCTTGAGCGTGACGTTGTCCATATTCAAAAGTAACGAGCTCTACCTCTTTAAAATGCTGTTTTGCGTAAAATAAACAAGTGGTACTATCTTGCCCGCCACTAAAAACAACAAGTGCTTTCTCATGATTGAGAACATCTGACATAGTTATCTTACTCCTTTGAATAGAGGGTTTCCTAAGCGTTAAATGACAAAAGTCCTGAAGCACATGATTTAATAAGAAGTTTTATCTTATACCAACATGAAAAAATCCGTCTCTATAAAAAGTAGACGGATTCAGCAAGTCTAGTTTTTTATAGAGGGTTAATATACGCTAGAAACCTCTGTATAAGTTTAATTTCGCTCATTAATGTAACGTATTTAGCGAAATAAATCAACCTGTCTTATCGTTGCACTATAAAAATAAGTTCTTCTTTGTCAATTGGTGAGACATTTGTGATAATAGAAATAATAAAGTAAAAATGAGGATAAAACGATGATTATAATGATAGATAATAAAGATTCTTTTACTTATAATATTGTAGATTATTTACGTACCGAAAGTGATCAAGAAGTGAAAGTCATCGATGTAAGTGAGGTTAATCTTGCATTATTAGTGTCATATCGACCTACTGCTTTAGTAATCTCTCCTGGTCCGGGTGCCCCTGTGGATTACCCTGTCTTAACCAAGGTACTAGAAACTTTTGAATCGCATATTCCTATACTTGGTATTTGTTTAGGGTTTCAGCTTATTGTGACTTACTTTGGAGGGGATATTATTCATGCGCCGATGCCTGTTCATGGTCATACTACACGTATTGAACATAAGGGTTCGCAGCTTTTTAAAGGGTTGCCTCCAACTTTTCAGGTGATGCGATATCATTCATTAATGGCTGATCCACACAGTATACACGCTCCCTTACTGGTTACAGCAATGAATGATGAAGGCGTGATTATGGCAGTGGAACATGAAAACTTACCAATATATGGTGTACAATATCATCCCGAATCCATTTTATCTGAATATGGACATGCACAAATACGTAATTTTTTAAGTGAGGTTGAATAAATGGTTGTGATATTTGACTATACTTACTATAAAGATGAAAAAACAGTTGAGAAGTATCATTATACTTTTGATAATCCGATTGAAAAACATATCGCTCGAACTTTAGAAGAAGTCGGAACAGTGGTAGAGCAAGCTGAAAAGTTACAAAAAGAAGGCTATTATGTTGCTTTGTATCTGCCTTATGAAGCGGCATCTTATTACCAATCACAATTTCAGACATACCAACTTGTAGATGAAGTGTATGCAGTTTGTTATGCCTTTGATAGACCATGTTCTAAAGTGAAAACATCAAATACAGACGTAGGTTATAAGCTGACTATGCCATCATTTGTGTTTAGTCAAATACGTGAAGAAGTGATGTCACACATCTGCGATATACAACATGAAATTATAGAAGGTTGGACCTATCAAGTGAACTATACAACGCGACTTGTCGCTCAAGCGAATGTATCTATTGGTGCACTTTATCACGAATTAACGAAACAAGCGAATGGCAATTATACAGTCTTATTTGATACTGAAGAGATTAAAGTGGCTTCAATCTCACCAGAATTATTTTTTCAATTTGGAAGATTTGAAGGTCGAGAAGGTGTTGTAGTGAGCAAACCGATGAAAGGAACGATGCCAAGAGGACATACTGCTGAAGAGGATATCGTGCAATATAATAAACTCAAGCATTCATCCAAAGATCGTGCAGAAAATATTATGATTGTTGATTTATTGCGCAACGATATTGCACGTATTGCTAAGCAAGGCACAGTAAATGTAAAACAGCTATGTGCGATTGAAACGTATCCAACAGTATATCAAATGACAACAATGGTTACGGGTGAGGTAGCACCACAGATGACATTGAATGATATGCTTACCGGTCTTTTTCCATGTGGCTCAATCACAGGTGCACCTAAAGTCCACACAATGGCTATTATTCATCGGTTGGAAAGCACGCCGCGTTATATTTATTGTGGCACAATTGGATTATTACGACCACAAGGTAATGCAATATTCAATGTCCCTATTCGTACAGTGCAACAGCGAGGTGACCAATTTATTTACGGTGTAGGGGCAGGCATTACAATTGATTCAGATCCAGTACAAGAATATAAAGAGTTTCAAGATAAAACGAAAATATTAAAGGGGTAAACCAGATGTATATATTTGAAACGATGCGTTTAGAGGCAGGTTTCTTCCCTCGTGAAAGTTATCACCAAAAGCGTATAGCACAATCGGCGCAAGAGCTTGGATTTCATTATTCACGCACTCAGTGGCAACAAGTCATACGTGCTATCCAGACAAAATATGCAGAAGGCTGTTACCGCGTGAAAATTAAGCTTCAGTCAACAGGTGAAATGACGTCAGAAGTTGGACCACTGTTAGAAAAGAAAGCAATGACAGCCCACCTTGTAAAGGTGGATATACATACGCCAAAATGGGCAAGAATTAATAAAACTTCAACACGCGATTTTTTACATCATGACCATCAAACTGATGTCATTTTACTTTATGATGATGTAGGCAAGTTATTAGAATTTGATATAGGTAATCTCGTCATCGAATATGAAAACACATATTATACGCCGCGTTACGAACAAGATTTTTTACGAGGATGTATGCGTGAGTCACTATTAGAATGTGGAGAGATTGTGGAAGCGGCACTCAATATCAAGCAGCTGCAGCACTATATCGAAAATGGTGGTAAAATATGGATGATTAATAGTTTGAGGGCATGGGTGCCTATTGCTCTGGAAATGAATGAGTAGGTCAAATATATGGTTATAGGTTATTTAGTACTTTTTATGTTAATGATGTGGTTAGGTCAATCGGTTTGTCAGTATTGTATAAAATCTCAGCGTCAAACTTTAGCTTATTTATGGATGATGCTCGTGTTAATCATTCAAGGTGTGATTATTTATATATTTGTTGAACAGCTTGTGCTAGATGTTAATAATATATTGCAGTCGTTTTATCATGAAAACTAATCGAGGTGAATAAAATGAAAGTGTATAGTCAAGGGGATCAAGCAATAGTTGTATCATTGCGTGGGAACGTTACATCTAAAGCGACACAGCGCTTATTAGTTCTAAGACATTACTTAAATGAACAGAATTATTCGTTTATTACTGAAATTGTACCAACAGAGACAGATATGCTTATTTCATATGATGCGCGTATGATGATGAAACAATTGAATATAACATCTCCTTTTGTATATATGAAAGCGTTGATAGAAGGTATTGATTTATCAGAAGAAAAATGGAAAAAACAACGACGATGCATTAAAGTACCTATGTATTATGGTGGCGTACATGGCCCACATCTCGAAAGTGTATTAGAAGAATTAGAAATGACAGAAGAAGACTTTATAGCGCGTCATTTAGCAGGGGACTATTTCGTATCTATGATGGGGTATTCGCCAGGTTTTCCTTACTTATCGGGTTTGGATCCAACTATTACTGTTAAGCATACAGCACCGCATAAACGACTTATTCCAGCAGGATCAGTCATACTTGAAAATAATAAATGTGGTATAACAACTACAGAAACATATGAAGATTGGCTTGTTATTGGCTGGACACCGCTTCAATTGTTTGATCCAATGAAAAAAGACTTTGCACTTATAGAACTCGGAGATTATGTGAAGTTTGATGTATTGCAAGAAGGGAGTGAACGCTGATGAGTATTATTATAGAAGACAGTGGACTTTTTTCTAGCTTTCAAGATTTTGGGCGTTCAGGATATGAACACTTAGGTGTAATTCGCAGTGGTTCACTTGACATATTGGCACATGAAATTGCCAATAGATTAGTAGGCAATCATCCGAATGAAGCTACATTAGAAATGACAAATCGTATGGCACGTATCCGTTTTACAGAGCCTACATTAATTGCAATATCTGGTGCACAGGCTATTGCGCATACAGAAGATATTCAAATTAAAATCAATAAATTATATTTAATGAATAAAGGCGATGTGTTGATATTCGATAAGTTAAGACGTGGTGCACGTGTATATTTAGCTGTTGCAGGAGGTTTTGAATTAGATACATGGTTAGGTTCATCATCTACTGATACTATTTCACAAATGGGTGGATTTCAAGGTCGAGCTGTTAAAGTGGGTGATGAAATAAACTTAAAGCGTAGTTACAGTCAGCGTCATCGTAAATTGTTTGATAACCTACGAGATACGAGAACAACAACTTGGGGTGTTGATGGCTACGCGTTGTCCTTTAACTACCTTTCTGATGTTGTGCATGTTATTCCAAATAAGGGAACAGAAGATTTTCAAGAAGTAGAATTGAACGATTTTACACAAGGTGAATATAGTGTCACAAGTAAAGCCAATCGTATGGGAATTGTGTTAGAGGGAGCATTGATCAAAGCACACTATATAGATACACCGCCTCATCGCTCAGTCAAACGTGGAACAATACAGGTGAAAAAGGATGGGACACCTATTGTGTTGCTCAATGATCATTATACTTTAGGAAGTTATCCACAAATTGGAACAGTTGCAACGTATCATTTATCTAAAATTGCTCAAAAACGCCAAGGTTCTAAAGTGAAGTTTCAATGGATCGATGTGTTACAAGCAGAGCAAAACCTTGTGAAATACCATAGATGGTGTCGTCAACTGTATCAAGGTATCGAGTTTCGGATGCAAGAAGAAATGTTAAAATAGATAAAAAAGTACGTCATAACAAAAGTAAGAGTGAAAGGACTTTTACTTTATGTGATATTTTATCTGTAATACAGCTGAGGTCTGAATACAAAAGGTGATACTTTTTGTATAATAATCAAAATGAAAAGATATGTTACGTTTCATGACGAATTTTGTCATATTTTATCAGCACGAATAAGTTTGATATAAGATTTGTCATTGATAAGAGTGATGTTGATTAGGCTATGTCAAACAGCTGATGTTATCATAATATGATATAGCGTTTATACTATTGATGTGTTTTCACTTGAAATTTGTCACTAAATCCTATATATTGTTATACTGAACTTGTTTTGAATGTTACAAAAAGATTACAAATAAATCGATTGTGTAACAAAGTGAGTTTGATGTTCTAAGATGATATATAAACAAATGAACTGAACTGAATAACGGGGGAACATACATGAATCAAGAAAAGAAAAAAATAGGGATTTTTGCGTTTTTCCTCTTAATGGTATTGACCATTTCATTAAAGACGTATTTTGCCTATTATGTAGATTTGTCACTCGGTGTTAAAGGACTTGTGCAAAACTTAATATTACTGATGAACCCATATAGCTTAGTTGCATTGATACTAAGTGTCTTTCTGTTTTTTAAAGGGAGAAAGGCATATTGGTTTATTTTCATTGGTGGCTTTTTGCTCACTTTTGTACTTTATGCCAATGTCGTCTACTTTCGATTTTTCTCAGACTTTATTACGTTTAGTACACTGAATCAAGTCAGTAACGTAGATTCTATGGGTGGTGCGGTAAGTGCCTCATTTCAATGGTATGATTTTGTTTATTTTTTAGATACATTTGTTTATCTTTTCATTTTAACGTTTAAACAGAAATGGTTGAGTAAACAAGTCTTTCATAAAAAGTTTGTACCAGTTGTTATGGCAACGGCAATTGCACTATTTTTCTTAAATCTGGCATTTGCTGAAACAGATCGTCCAGAATTGTTGACACGTACATTTGATCATAAATACTTAGTTAAATATTTAGGACCTTATAATTTCACAGTGTATGATGGTGTGAAGACGATACAAAACAATCAGCAAAAGGCACTGGCTTCTGAAGATGATTTAACTGAAGTCTTAAATTATTCAAAACAAAAAAATACAGAGCCTAACAAAGCCTATTATGGTAAAGCTAAAGGGAAAAATATCATTAAAATCCATTTAGAAAGCTTCCAGACCTTTTTAATTAATAAAAAAGTAAATGGTGAAGAAGTCACACCATTTTTAAACAAATTATCATCAGGTCAAGATGATTTTAGATATTATCCTAACTTCTATCATCAGACTGGACAAGGTAAAACATCAGATGCAGAGTTTACAATGGATAACAGTTTGTACGGTTTACCACAAGGTTCAGCGTTTTCAATAAAAGGTGATAATACATTCCAATCATTACCTGCTATATTACATCAACAACAAGGCTATACAACGAATGTTATGCATGGTGACTACAAGACATTTTGGAACCGTGATCAAGTGTATAGACATTTTGGCATTGATAAGTTTTATGATGCCACATATTACGATATGTCACCTGAGAACTTAGAAAACTTAGGATTAAAAGACAAAGAGTTCTTTGAAGAGTCAGCAGAATATTTAGATAAGGAAAAACAACCTTTTTATTCACATCTCATTACGTTAACGAACCATTACCCGTTTACACTAAGTGAGGAAGATGCAACAATTGCTAAAAGTGATACAGGCAATAATACTGTTGATGGCTATATTCAAACAGCACGTTACTTAGATGAAGCAGTTGAGGCATTTATTAACGACTTGAAGGAACGTGGTTTATACGAAGACTCTGTTATTATTTTATACGGTGACCATTATGGTATTTCAGAAAACCATAATAAAGCGATGAGTGAGTTGCTTGGAGAACCTATCACGCCAGCGAAATTTAACGACCTCAATAAAACAGGTTTTTGGATTAAATCACCGGGTGTCGAACCTAAAGTAGATGAGACGTATGCGAGTCAAACAGATGTAATGCCGACACTATTACACTTACTAGGCATCGATACATCAAATTACTTAATGCTAGGTACAGATATGTTATCTAAAGATCATCAAGAAGTCGTACCATTCCGTAATGGTGACTTCGTAACGAAAGACTATAAATATGTGAATGGCAAAGTTTATAGTAATGAAGATAATGAGCCTATGGAAACACCACCTAGTAACTTAGAAGAGGTCAAACAACAAGTTGAAACAGATCTTGAAGTATCCGATAAAATATTAAATGGTGATTTGTTCCGCTTTTATGATAATCCAGATTTTAAGAAGATAGATCCATCTAAGTATAAATACGAAACAGGTCCAAAAGGAAAATAAGAGAAGTAAAAAGCCAATGGTGATGCATATCAAATGCAAAACACCATTGGCTTTTTGTTATTTTGAGTGGGGTTCCAAAGGTCTTACTATATCCTATCTGAATGCTATTTTATGGCATGATTCATAGGCAAAATAGAGGATTGTTTACCCTAGTGCAACATCTAATATCATCATGATAGTAAATCCAAGCATTAAACTCATAGTTGCAAGGTCTGTATTTTTGCCTGATTGCGAATCGGGAATGAGTTCTTCAACAACAACGAAAATCATTGCTCCAGCAGCAAAAGCAAGCGCATAAGGTAGAATCGGTGTCACAATAAGTACCGCAGCCGCACCAATAGTAGCAAACAGTGGCTCAACTAAGGCAGATGCTTGACCATAATTAAAAGACTTCCATTTGGACTGTCCAGCCGCATGAATCGGTAATGATAAAGCAGCCCCTTCTGGAATGTTTTGAATACCAATACCGATAGCAAGACCGAGAGCGCCTAGTATGGTCGCGTGTTCATTGCCAGTCGCAACACCACCAAATGCGACACCAATAGCAAGCCCCTCTGGAATGTTATGTAAAGTAATTGCCAGTAAAAGCAATGTATTTTTACTTAAACCTGTCTGAACCCCTTCTTGTTTTTGAGAAGTATCTTGAGCGTTTCGATGCATATGTGGAATAACGTAGTCTAAAGAACGAATAAAAACACCACCAAGCAAAAAGCCGATTGCAGCAGGTAACCAAGGCGTTGAAGTATCTGAACTACTTTCTATGGCTGGTTGTAGTAAGGACCAAAAACTTGCTGCAATCATAATACCAGCAGCAAATCCCTGCATGGCGCTTAATACTTTGTTGTTAACTGTTTTGAATAGAAAGACTGTCGCAGCGCCTAACGCAGTCAATAGCCATGTAATAATTCCCGCAGTTAATGCCTGTAAAAAAGGGGGGATGTTTGTAATGTATTCTAGCATAGTGCAAGTCTCCTTGTATCATTTAAATCGAAAAAACGATATAATAGATAGAACTGATTTAAGGTTAACAGATATATTTAAGTAAATCTATATGGTAAAAGGAAGTATATTTGATGGCAGCTTATAAAATTGAACAACTGAATAAATCATTTGCAGATAAGGTGATTTTTGACGATTTGTCATTATCGGTTTCTGATGGTGAGCGTATAGGTTTAGTTGGGATTAATGGTACAGGGAAAAGTTCATTACTCAAAGTCATCGCAAATATGGACGAAGATTTTGATGGTGTTGTGACACATCCGAAGCAGTATCGTATTCGTTATGCTTCACAGCACCACGACTTAGACCCTGAGATGACGGTATATGATGTTGTGTACAGTGCAGAAACTGAAACATTGCAAGCAATTAAACAATATGAACTTGCTACGACACATTATGCCAAACAACAAACAGACCAAGCATTAGAAGCAATGATGTCTGCACAATCAAAGATGGATATATTGGAAGCGTGGGATTATAGTGCAGAAATTAAAACCATTCTCTCTAAGTTAGGTATTCATGATACAACGAAACAAGTAGGGCATTTATCGGGAGGGCAACAGAAGCGCGTACTTTTAGCACGTACTTTAATTGAACAACCTGACTTATTATTGTTGGATGAACCGACGAATCACCTTGATTTTGAGTCGATCCACTGGTTAATTCAGTTTGTAAAGTCTTACCCGAAAACTGTAATCTTTGTGACGCACGATCGATATTTTCTGAATGAAGTATCAACACGTATTGTTGAGCTGCGTGACGGGCGTTTATCATCATATCATGGAAATTATGAAGCGTATATTGCAACACGTGCGGAACAAGAAGAAATTGAAGCACGTCAACAAACGAAAAAGCGTGCATTGTTTAAGCAAGAGTTAGCATGGATGCGTGCAGGTGTTAAGGCACGTACAACCAAACAACAAGCACGACAAAATCGATTTGAAACATTAGAGAAAGAAGTAAAATCATATAAAACCCAAGATAAAGGGGCATTAAACTTAGCTTACTCTCGCCTGGGAAAACAAGTGTTTGAGCTGGAGGCATTAGGAAAGGCGATTGAGGGGCGTGTTTTGTTTGAAAACCTGACAACAATTATTCAAAAAGGTGCGCAAATTGGTATTGTTGGTCCCAATGGTGTAGGAAAAACAACGTTATTGAATATTCTTGCGGGTGAAGATACAGCATTTAGCGGTATCTTAAAAGTAGGACAAACGGTCAAAATCGCTTATTTTAAACAAACTGATGAGCGTCTAAATCGTGATATACGCATGATTGATTTTTTACGTGAAGAGCAAGAAGTAGCTAAGCAGAAAGATGGGACTACGGTGTCTGTTACACAATTACTTGAGCAGTTTCTTTTTCCGAGCAATACACACGGTAAAAAGGTATATAAGTTATCGGGGGGCGAACAAAAACGTTTGTATTTATTACGCCTTCTTGTACATCAGCCGAATGTATTATTACTCGATGAACCGACGAATGACTTAGATACAGAAACATTAACGATTTTAGAAGATTATATTCAGACATTTGGTGGTACAGTGATTACAGTCAGTCATGATCGCTATTTTTTAGATAAGGTTGTGGATTGTTATTGGTACATCCATGATGGGCATATCGATATGATTTTAGGGCGTTTTGAAGATTATTTGGCATATAAAAAGAAACAAGCAGAGGCTGCTGAGTCAGAAATGAACGCCAAAACAACAGTTACAGTTGGAAAACCAAAGAAAAAAGGACTGTCATATAAAGAGAAACGTGAATACGAGGCACTGTTGATTCGAATTGAGGAAGTGGAGTCTCGTTTGGTAGAAATAGAAGCAGAAATGGTTGCAGCACATGCCGATTACAGTAAAGTTCAAACCTTAAATGAAGAACGAGAAAAACTTGAAGTGCAATACGAAACAGATATGGCACGATGGAGTGAATTAGAAGAAATTTTAGAACAGTAAGAGGGATAGCATGGAAGATATATTATCGCATTATTTTGGATATCAAACTTTCAGACCGGGACAACGAGAGATTATTGATCATATTATGGCGCAGCATCATACACTGGGTGTGCTGCCAACAGGTGGTGGAAAGTCGATTTGCTACCAAGTTCCAGGTCTTAAACTATCCGGGACAACACTAGTGATTAGTCCTTTAATTTCGCTGATGAAAGATCAAGTCGATCAATTAAAAGCAATGGGGATTGCAGCAGCCTATTTAAATAGTAGTCAAAGTGTAAAAGAACAACAAAATATCGAACAACAATTAAGAGAGGGCGCATTGAAATTTATTTATATTGCACCAGAGCGCTTGGAACAGCCACGTTTTGTTCAGCTTTTACGTCGCATCCCTCTAGCATTAGTTGCCTTTGATGAAGCACATTGTATTTCTAAATGGGGGCATGACTTTCGCCCGAGCTATCAAGCAGTCATTCATACTGTACTGTCATTGCCTCAACAGTTTGCGATTGTTGCGTTAACAGCTACTGCGACACATGAAGTACAACAAGATATTATGCAACGTTTAATAATCCAGCCTAAATGTGTGGTAAAGACAAGTATTAAACGTGATAACCTTATTTTTGAAGTGAATCCAACATATCAGCGAGAAAGATTTGTCATTGATTATATTAAGCGCCATGCACAGTCATCAGGTATTGTGTATTGTTCAACACGCAAGCAAGTAGAAACACTACATCAAGCTTTAGAAGATTCAGGAATTCATGCCACTTATTATCATGCAGGCTTATCATCTCAGTTAAGAGAAGCTGCACAAAATGATTTTCTATATGATCGTACACGTGTAGTCGTAGCTACAAATGCTTTTGGTATGGGGATTGATAAGTCCAATGTTCGTTTTGTTATTCATTATAATATGCCGGGCGACTTAGAATCATACTATCAAGAGGCAGGACGTGCAGGACGTGACGGTTTAGATAGTGAGTGTATTTTATTGTTTAGCGAACGTGATATCAGCTTACATCAATATTTCATCACATCATCTAAAGCGGATGAAGATTATCAAGACAAGATGGGCGATAAGCTGACGAAGATGATACATTATACTAAGACTAAAAAGTGCTTGGAAGCGACATTAGTTCATTATTTTAATCCTAATGAAAAGTTAGGAGAATGTCAGCATTGCAGTAATTGTATGGCTAAGAATAAGACGTACGATATGACACAAGAGGCGAAGATGATTATTAGTTGTGTGGCACGTTTAGGTCAAAAAGAAGGGTATCAAACAGTCATTCAAGTATTGCGAGGAGAACATTCAGATTATATTCACCATCAAGGTTATATGACATTATCGACATACGGTATCATGCAAGACTATACCACCGGAGAGTTACACCATCTCATTGATGAGTTACGTTTTAAAGGTTATTTGAATGAACAAGATGAAATATTGTTATGTGATGATTCGGTAAAAAAGCTACTTAAAGAAGATGACACTGTATTTACAACACCATTTCGCCAGAAGTTCAAAGAAACCGTTAAAATTAATACGGTAGAAGGTGTGGATTCTAATCTGTTTGAACGTTTGGTAGGTGTCCGCCAACAATTAAGCGAAAAGTTAAGTATCCCGCCCATTAATATCTTTTCGGATTATACGTTGGAAGAATTCTCAAAGCGTAAACCTGTGACTAAACAAGAGATGATCCACATTGAAGGTGTTGGAAGTTATAAGTTAAAGCACTATTGTCCATCCTTTTTAGAAGCGATTCAAAAATATAAAGGTATCGAAGTACAGAGCGTGGGGCAAAAACTTTAAGCATGATGTTGCCCCATGTTGATTTTTATCTCATCCTCTATTTTCCGCCTATACGCAAACGCTTTCTTAATTTCCCTTTTTAAAGTTAAAAGACAAACAAATTAGATTATTTTTAAAAGAAAATATGTTTAAATAAGTAGGACAGTATTAATTGTTTTATGTATATAGCTAAGCTGTTAAAAATTTAAAAAGTAGGGAGACTATGATTGAATTTAACAATGTTTCTAAACGTTATGGTGCTAAAACAGTCGTTGATCAAGTAGATCTGAAAATTAAAGAAGGTGAATTTTTTGTATTAATTGGTCCATCGGGTTCAGGTAAAACAACAACGATGAAAATGATAAACCGACTAATTGATTTATCTGAGGGTTACATCTATTTTAAAGGTAAACCCATCAGCGACTATTCTGTATATGAGATGCGTTGGGATAT contains these protein-coding regions:
- the queC gene encoding 7-cyano-7-deazaguanine synthase QueC, with product MSDVLNHEKALVVFSGGQDSTTCLFYAKQHFKEVELVTFEYGQRHAQEIEVAKAIAKEQGLKHHILDMNLLSQLTPNALTSTEMEIENSHHVPNTFVPARNLLFLSFAGALAYQIEAKHIITGVCETDFSGYPDCRDQFIKSMNVTMSLAMDRDFVIHTPLMWLNKKETWALSDQLGVLDYIRYQTLTCYNGIMAEGCGTCPACKLRQRGLEQYLKEKEEISL
- a CDS encoding aminodeoxychorismate/anthranilate synthase component II — translated: MIIMIDNKDSFTYNIVDYLRTESDQEVKVIDVSEVNLALLVSYRPTALVISPGPGAPVDYPVLTKVLETFESHIPILGICLGFQLIVTYFGGDIIHAPMPVHGHTTRIEHKGSQLFKGLPPTFQVMRYHSLMADPHSIHAPLLVTAMNDEGVIMAVEHENLPIYGVQYHPESILSEYGHAQIRNFLSEVE
- a CDS encoding chorismate-binding protein; this translates as MVVIFDYTYYKDEKTVEKYHYTFDNPIEKHIARTLEEVGTVVEQAEKLQKEGYYVALYLPYEAASYYQSQFQTYQLVDEVYAVCYAFDRPCSKVKTSNTDVGYKLTMPSFVFSQIREEVMSHICDIQHEIIEGWTYQVNYTTRLVAQANVSIGALYHELTKQANGNYTVLFDTEEIKVASISPELFFQFGRFEGREGVVVSKPMKGTMPRGHTAEEDIVQYNKLKHSSKDRAENIMIVDLLRNDIARIAKQGTVNVKQLCAIETYPTVYQMTTMVTGEVAPQMTLNDMLTGLFPCGSITGAPKVHTMAIIHRLESTPRYIYCGTIGLLRPQGNAIFNVPIRTVQQRGDQFIYGVGAGITIDSDPVQEYKEFQDKTKILKG
- a CDS encoding aminotransferase class IV, producing the protein MYIFETMRLEAGFFPRESYHQKRIAQSAQELGFHYSRTQWQQVIRAIQTKYAEGCYRVKIKLQSTGEMTSEVGPLLEKKAMTAHLVKVDIHTPKWARINKTSTRDFLHHDHQTDVILLYDDVGKLLEFDIGNLVIEYENTYYTPRYEQDFLRGCMRESLLECGEIVEAALNIKQLQHYIENGGKIWMINSLRAWVPIALEMNE
- a CDS encoding allophanate hydrolase subunit 1, whose translation is MKVYSQGDQAIVVSLRGNVTSKATQRLLVLRHYLNEQNYSFITEIVPTETDMLISYDARMMMKQLNITSPFVYMKALIEGIDLSEEKWKKQRRCIKVPMYYGGVHGPHLESVLEELEMTEEDFIARHLAGDYFVSMMGYSPGFPYLSGLDPTITVKHTAPHKRLIPAGSVILENNKCGITTTETYEDWLVIGWTPLQLFDPMKKDFALIELGDYVKFDVLQEGSER
- a CDS encoding biotin-dependent carboxyltransferase family protein, with translation MSIIIEDSGLFSSFQDFGRSGYEHLGVIRSGSLDILAHEIANRLVGNHPNEATLEMTNRMARIRFTEPTLIAISGAQAIAHTEDIQIKINKLYLMNKGDVLIFDKLRRGARVYLAVAGGFELDTWLGSSSTDTISQMGGFQGRAVKVGDEINLKRSYSQRHRKLFDNLRDTRTTTWGVDGYALSFNYLSDVVHVIPNKGTEDFQEVELNDFTQGEYSVTSKANRMGIVLEGALIKAHYIDTPPHRSVKRGTIQVKKDGTPIVLLNDHYTLGSYPQIGTVATYHLSKIAQKRQGSKVKFQWIDVLQAEQNLVKYHRWCRQLYQGIEFRMQEEMLK
- the ltaS gene encoding polyglycerol-phosphate lipoteichoic acid synthase LtaS, translated to MNQEKKKIGIFAFFLLMVLTISLKTYFAYYVDLSLGVKGLVQNLILLMNPYSLVALILSVFLFFKGRKAYWFIFIGGFLLTFVLYANVVYFRFFSDFITFSTLNQVSNVDSMGGAVSASFQWYDFVYFLDTFVYLFILTFKQKWLSKQVFHKKFVPVVMATAIALFFLNLAFAETDRPELLTRTFDHKYLVKYLGPYNFTVYDGVKTIQNNQQKALASEDDLTEVLNYSKQKNTEPNKAYYGKAKGKNIIKIHLESFQTFLINKKVNGEEVTPFLNKLSSGQDDFRYYPNFYHQTGQGKTSDAEFTMDNSLYGLPQGSAFSIKGDNTFQSLPAILHQQQGYTTNVMHGDYKTFWNRDQVYRHFGIDKFYDATYYDMSPENLENLGLKDKEFFEESAEYLDKEKQPFYSHLITLTNHYPFTLSEEDATIAKSDTGNNTVDGYIQTARYLDEAVEAFINDLKERGLYEDSVIILYGDHYGISENHNKAMSELLGEPITPAKFNDLNKTGFWIKSPGVEPKVDETYASQTDVMPTLLHLLGIDTSNYLMLGTDMLSKDHQEVVPFRNGDFVTKDYKYVNGKVYSNEDNEPMETPPSNLEEVKQQVETDLEVSDKILNGDLFRFYDNPDFKKIDPSKYKYETGPKGK
- a CDS encoding ZIP family metal transporter; protein product: MLEYITNIPPFLQALTAGIITWLLTALGAATVFLFKTVNNKVLSAMQGFAAGIMIAASFWSLLQPAIESSSDTSTPWLPAAIGFLLGGVFIRSLDYVIPHMHRNAQDTSQKQEGVQTGLSKNTLLLLAITLHNIPEGLAIGVAFGGVATGNEHATILGALGLAIGIGIQNIPEGAALSLPIHAAGQSKWKSFNYGQASALVEPLFATIGAAAVLIVTPILPYALAFAAGAMIFVVVEELIPDSQSGKNTDLATMSLMLGFTIMMILDVALG